The genome window GTGCCAAGCTGATGATCGTCGGCGAGCAACCGGGGGATCAGGAAGATCTGGCGGGCCTCCCCTTTGTCGGGCCGGCGGGGCAGGTTCTGGACGCCGCGCTTCAGGAGGCGGGCATCGATCGGTCCGATGTCTATGTCACCAATGCCGTCAAGCACTTCAAGCATGAGCCGCGCGGCCAACGCAGGCTGCACAAGACGCCGAATGCGGGGGAGGTCACAGCGTGCCGGTGGTGGCTGGATCAGGAGCGCGCGATCGTGCGGCCTCGCCTGACCCTCGCATTGGGCGCGACCGCAGCGTTTGCCGTTCTGAATCAAAAGGTCGCCGTGACGAAGACGCGCGGGGAACCTTTGCCATTGCCCGACGGTTCTCGCGCCATGGTCACGGTTCACCCCTCCTACCTGCTCCGACTTCCCGACGAGGCTGCGAAGGCGCGCGAACGGGCGGCCTTCGTGCGCGACCTGATCCGGGCCCGTGGTCTGCTCTGAGCCGATGGACCCATGTTGCCGAATGATAACGCCTGTCGAACGACGTGCGTCGGCCGGGTTGGCCGGGCATGGGCGATTCAGTCGCACTCCGCTATGCAGTGCGCATGAGCATGGCTGATTTCCAGATCGAGCAGGCAAGCGGCGGAGGCTCCGTCCTCAAGCTGACCGGCGACTGGACGACCATGTCGCTGGGCCGCACGGGGCGTCGGCTGGCGGACCGCGTTTCGGGCCAGGCCATCAAATCCGTGGATCTCAGTGATCTGGGCCGGTTCGATACGGCCGGCGCCCTGGCCCTGGTTCAGGCGTCGGACCTGACCCTGCCGAAGGAAGCCTGGAGCGCGCGTCCGGAGGCCGGGCGCATCTATGCGATGGTCGAGACGCTGGAGCGCAAGTCGCAGCCCGCACCGAGGCGTCAGGCCTCGCTGACCCGCATCTTCGCCCGTATGGGCCACGGTGTGCACGACGCAGCGGCCGAGTTCCTGCTGTCGATGGCCTTTCTGGGCCGGCTGATGGCGGCGACAGGGAATGCGTTGCGTCACCCCGGCGCGATCCGCTGGCCGGCCTGGGTCAGCCAGGCCGAGCGGTCGGGCCTCGATGCCCTGCCGATCATCGCCGTGACCAACTTCTTCATCGGGGCCGTCATCGCCTTTCTGGGGGCCGATCTGCTGACCCAGTTCGGGGCGGGCGTGTTCGCTGTCGATCTGATCGGTGTCTCGATCCTGCGCGAGCTGGCGGTGCTGATCACGGCCATTCTGCTGGCCGGGCGCTCGGCCTCGTCGTTCGCGGCCGAGGTCGGTTCGATGCGCATGAATCAGGAGGTGGACGCCATGCAGGTCATGGGCGTCGACCCGTTCCAGGCGCTGGTGATCCCGCGTCTGGCGGCGATGCTGATCATGGTGCCGTTGCTGACCTTCGTGGGAATGGTGGCGGGTCTGTTCGGCGGGCTGATCGTGACCTGGAGCCAGCTGAGCCTGGGTCCGGCCTTCTTCCTGCAGCGCATGGTCGATACGCCCGAGATGTTCACCCACATGATGGTGGGCCTGTCCAAGGCCCCCGTCTTCGCCATCGTCATCGCCGCCATCGGGTGCCGTCAGGGTCTGGCGGTGTCAGGCGATGTCGAGAGTCTGGGTCGGCGGGTGACCGCGGCCGTGGTGCAGGCGATCTTCGCGATTATCTTCCTCGATGCCGTCTTCGCCCTGATCTATCTGCAGCTGGACCTATGACCGACGTCTCCCCCAGCATGCCCGCCAACGACGCGGCGAAAGAGCCCGAGGTTCTGATCGAGGTGCGGGGTCTGCGCAGTCAATTCGGCGAACAGGTGATCCATGACAACCTCGACCTGGACGTCGTCCGGGGCGAGGTGCTGGGCGTCGTCGGTGGCTCGGGCACCGGCAAGACGGTGCTGCTGAACACGATCATCGGGCTGAAGGAGCCCGACGGCGGGACGGTCAGGATCTTTGGCCACGACACGGGCGACCTCTCGGAGGCCGACAGCGCCGATATCGAACGCCGGACGGGCGTCCTGTTCCAGCAGGGCGCGCTGTTCAGTTCGCTGAGCGTGCTGGACAACGTCGCATCCCCGATGGTCGAGCATACCAACCTGCCCAGGGACACGATCCGCGAACTGGCGGAGATGAAGATCGCGATGGTCGGCCTGAAGCCCGAGAGCCACCACCAGAAGCCTTCGGAGCTTTCGGGCGGGATGCGCAAGCGCGTCGGTCTGGCGCGGGCCCTGTCGCTGGATCCGGAACTGCTGTTCCTGGACGAGCCGACGGCGGGGCTGGACCCTATCGGGGCGGCGGCGTTCGACGAGCTGATCCGCAAGCTGTCGGACGATCTGGACCTGACCGTCTTCATGATCACACACGACCTCGATAGCCTTTATGCCATCTGCGACAAGGTTGCGGTGCTGGCCGACAAGCGGGTGATCGAGAAGGCCACGGTGCAGGAGCTGGAGAAATCCGACCACCCGTGGATCAAGGAATACTTCCTGGGACCGCGCGGTCGCGCGGCCACCAGGGCCGCCTAGAGGACCGACATGGAACGAGACGCTCATTACGCCGCCGTCGGCATCGCCACAGTCGCCCTTCTGGCGGCGCTGGCCGTGTTCGCCATCTGGCTGGCCCGGCTTCAGTTCAACGACAGCTATGATCTGTACGACATCGTCTTCACCGGACCGGTGAACGGCGTGTCGGAGGGCGGCGAGGTGCATTTCAACGGTATCCGCGTGGGCGAGGTCACCGATCTGAACCTGGACCCGAACCGGGGCGATCAGGTCATCGCCCGCGTGCGCCTCGACGCCACGACGCCGGTGCGGGTCACCAGCCGCGCCCAGCTGGAGCCACAGGGCATCACGGGTCTGAACTTCATCCAGATCACGGCGGGAACCGAGGGCAGCCCTTTGCTGAAGACCCAGTACGCCAAGGACGTCGTGCCCGTGATCCAGAGCCAGGCCTCGCCCTTCGCCGAATTGTTGAGCGGATCGGGCACTGTGCTTGCCCAGGCGGTGGATGCCCTGAACCGCGTGAACCGCGTGCTGTCCGACGACAACATTCGCAGCTTCTCGACCAGTCTGAGAAATGTGGAATCGCTGTCCAACGAGCTTGAAGCGCGCAAGGGGATGTTCAGGGAGCTGGAGGAGGCGCTGGCCAAGGCCAATGCTGCCGTCGGCGAATACCAGGCCCTGGGGGCCGATGCGCGGCGTCTGGTCAATGGCGACGGGGCGGAAGCCATCGCCAGCATCAATGCCGCCGCCGGCGATGCGCGCACCGCCATCGCCAGTATCAACCGCACGGCCACCGGATTGGAAGGCCCTGTCGGCGAGCTGAGCACCAGCGGCATTCCGCAACTCCTGGAGGCGATTGAGGGGCTGCAGGAAGCGACGGATTCGCTTCAGGGACTGGTCGACGAGGTGCGGGCCAGCCCGCGAGATTTCATCGGACGGCCGCCGTCCCGGGAACTGGAGGTCCAGCCTTGATCCGTTCGCTTCTTGCCGCCGCAGGCCTTGCCGTCGCCCTGTCGGGCTGTGCCCTGCTGTCCTCGCCCGATCCGGTGCAGCTCTATCGGTTCGGCAGCCCGGAAGCGGTCGCGACCCGGGCGGTCGCCGATCCGGTGCAGGTCAAGCTGCGGGCGGTGGAGTTCCCCCAGGAGTCCCAGGGCGACCGGCTGCTGGGCGTGACCGGCACCCAGGCAGCCTACATCAAGGGTGCACGCTGGGTGTCGCCGGCCGCGCAGCTCTATGCCGACAGCCTGGAAAGCGCATTCGCCGGACAGGCCCGGTCCGTGCGCCTGATCGGCCGCCGCGAGCTGACGCCGGCCACGCGGGTGCTGGACATCGACGTGCGCAGTTTCGAGACGCGGTATGACGAGGTGGGCGGTGTGCCGACGGTCGTTCTGAGCGCCCACGCGCGCCTGCTGCGATTCCCGGATCGCACGGTCGAGGCAGAGCAGAGCTTCGAGGTCCGCCAGACAGCAACCGGGAACCGGATCGCGACGATCGTGGACGCCTATGACGTCGCCACGCGGGACCTGAACGCCCGGATCGTCGCCTGGACCGACGCGAACGCCACCGGCGGCTAGAGTCCGATCGTTTGAGGTGGACCCCGGCCGCGCGTCCACCGCGGCCGATTCGGGTCTAGGCTGGCGTCAGGGGAATGGTGGGCCCTTCCGCATCGTGCGCCGGAGGGACCAGCGCTGCCGGCGGGCGCTTGCGGACCGTTGCGATCGGGCCGTCGAGATCCGCAAGGGCGGCCACGGCCGCGGCATGGCCGGACGCGACCACGGGATCGTAGATCTTCCAGTCGCGAATGTCGGATCCCTCCGGCTCAGGCAGGATCAGGAGATCGGATTCTGCGCGCGACGTGGCCATTTCGGCATCGGTGGTGATGGTCGCTGACCGCATCAGGATGGAGACGATCGGCGGGCCCTTCTTCCATGCGCCCGAGGCGATCCAGCGCCACCAGGACGGCGGATTTTCCAGAGCACCCGGATCGACGCCACGCATCTGCGACATGTCCACGCCGATGATCGGACCGGCGTTGAACTGGCGCATCACATCGGTGGGGAAGTTCTTGATCACGGCGCCGTCCACCAGCACCTGACCGTCCATCACGACGGGCGGCATGACGCCGGGGATGGAGATGGATGCCCGCATCGCGCGGCGCAGAAGGCCGCGACGGTGCACCTCGATCCGCCCCGAGGTCAGGTTGGATGAGACTGCAAAGAAGGGCAGGGGCATGTCGGCGATGTCGATGTCGCCATAGGCCTCTTCCAGCAGCCGCGCGACCTTGCCCGCCCGGGTCATGGCGATCATCGGAAACGCCAGGTCGGACAGGGGATCGGACCGGACGAAGGCGCGGCGGATGCGGGCGTCCAGCTCGTCGTCCGACCAGTTCAGGGCCGGTCCCGCGGCGATCACCGCCCCCATGGACGACCCGCCGAGGAAATCGAAGGTCACGCCCGCTTCTCGCAGGGCACGGACGGCACCGATGTGAGCATAGGCGCGCGCCCCACCCCCGGACAGGACCAGGCCGGTCGCGGTGCCGGTGACGATGCGGGCGAGCCGTGCGGCGTCGCCGGGGTCCGCTTCCATGGCATGGAACCAGCGGCCGGGGTTGATGGCGTTCAGCCACACCGATGTGTTGGCGGGACGGGACATGCGGGGGTCGCGCAGCAGGATCAGGTCAGTGAACTGCTGAAGGCCGTGCGCCGTGCGGCTGGGAACGGACCTGGGTGGCGCGGTCAGGGCATCGCCGACGACGAACAGCCGGTCGACCTGGCGGGCGCACAGATTGGCCCAGGACGGCTCGTCGAGCTCGGCGACGTAAAGGACGAAGTCGTGCGTGTCCTCCATGCGCGAGAACCATTCCGACGCCGAGGACAGGGCCGAATGGTCGATGACCTGACAGGTGAAGCCCAGGGCCTCGACCGCCGCCGCCACGCGCTCGACGAAGGCGCGGATGGGCCGGTTGCGGACCGAGATGAAGCCGAAGACGCTGGGCTCGGTGACCCCGGGTGCGCGTTCGCGGGCGCGGTGCAGCATCAGGCGTGACAGCTCGAGCATGACCTCGGGCCGGGTGCGCACGGCCTCGAAGAAGGTCTCGGCCGGCAGGGCGAGGATTTCGGAATCGCGCAGGGCCACGACGCTGGATGTGTGGGGTGTTCCGGCGATCAGGGCCATCTCGCCCACCGGTTCGCCCGGCTTGATGACACCCAGGAACCGGGGGGCCTGATCCTCTTCCTGCCGGAACACGCCGAGGCGACCGGACCGGACGAGGTAGAGGCTGTCGGGAGCCTCGCCCGCCGAGAACAGCAGTTCGCCCCCGGTCAGGGCGAACCAGCTGGCCTTTGTGTTCTGGTCCTCGAAGACGCGCGCGAGGGCGGCTTCAAGACTGTCGGGCCGCGGGTGTCGCATGGGGGTGTGTCGTCCGGTCCGTAGCGGGGGGTTACGCCCCCGGGCGCACCACCATGCAGGTGACGTTGCGGGCGGCCAGGGCTTCGCACGCGCTTTCGGCCGACGCCTGAGTCATGCCGACGAAGCGCGAGCGGTGCCAGCCGGCGGCGTCGACGACGGTGCGCTCGGCCGTGGCGAACTGGGTGCGGAAGCGGCGGTTGACCTCTGTCAGCCAGTTGCGGGCCACGGTGGCGTCGCGGAAGGCTCCGACCTGAACGGCCCACCGGCCGGCGGCCGTCGTGGGTGCGGTCGGGCGCGGCGGATTGGCGACGGCGGTGCCGGGCCGGGCCGGGGCCCCCGTCGCGGCGGGCGTGACGCCGCTGTTCAGGCTGGCCGTCAGGTTGCCGCGGGGCGGTGAGGTCTGGGCCCGCTGGACCGGGGCAGGCTGGGTCGGCACGGTCGGCCGGGGTTCGGGCGTCCGTGTCAGGGCGGTCTGGTAGGGCACGACACCGGGGCCATTGCCCGGGGGCGTCGTCGGGGTCGAAGACGTACTGCCCTGTTCCGTCGGGGCCGGCTGGCCGTTCAGGGCGGCATAGGTGACGGGAGCGCCACTGTCGGGCTGGCCGATGCCGAAGCCGCGCTGCTCGAAGAAGGTTTGGGCCACCTGGATCCGCTCGCCGGCGGCACGACGGGTCTCGACCTCGAAGCCGGTGTCCATCAGGGCGGCGACATGGGCATTGCGGGTGATGCTGGAGCGGCCGCCCAGCACGATCGTGATGACCCGCTTGCCGCCACGCACGGCCGAGGCCGCCAGGTTGTAGCCGGACGCATTGGTGAAGCCGGTCTTGATGCCGTCATAGCCGTTGCCGCTGAGCAGCAGGCCGTTGGTGTTGCGATATTCGCGGCCCTGATAGGTCCAGTCGTGGATGCCGAAATAGCTGTAGTACTGGGGATAGTCGCGCATGATGGCGCGGGCCAGGATGGCCAGGTCGCGCGCCGAGGTCAGCTGGCGGCTGTCGGGCAGGCCGTTCGGATTGACGTAGCGGGTCTGGCCCATGCCAAGCTCTTCGGCCTTCAGCGTGGCCATGGCGGCGAAGCGGGCCTGGGAGCCGCCGACGTGCTCGGCCAGCACCATGGCCATGTCATTGGCCGACCGGACGGTCGTGGCACGCATGGCGTCGTCCAGACGGATCGTCTGGCCTGCGGCCAGCCCCAGTTTCGACGGGGGCTGCGAGGCGGCGAGGGGAGAGACGGTGATGACGTCGTCCAGATGGACGGTGCCTTTCTCCAGGGCCTCGAACACCAGATACAGGGTCATCATCTTGGTGACGGACGCCGGATAGCGGGGGCTGTCGGCGTGACGGGCAAACAGGACCTCGCCCGTGCCGGCATCTACGACGATGGCGGCATACCGGCTGTTCTCGCCCGATTGTGCCTCGACCCGCGTGGTCGTCAGCGGACCCGACAGGCCGACCAGCACCAGCAGGGTCAGGCCAAGGGCCAGAAGGCGGCGCGGGAAGCCCGAACGGTCACGCATCATCGCCAATCGAAGCCTCATCCTTTGTGGCGCGGCGGCGGCCCCCCGGCGCGTCGCAAGTGGCCTTTAGCATGGGAGCCGCAGGTTTCAGGGTGGTTAAGCAGAGATCAACGCAGATTTGAACGGGCGAATCCTGACAGGCGAGCGCGGATTTTCGCAAATATGTTGCATTGCACAATACGTCTTGACCCGTCTTCGCACTTGCACCATATGGGCGTCATCGAACCAGAATCGCCTGGGTCGAGCAACATTCCGCGGGTCAGACCGCGACCATCAGGTTCAGGAGACTTCACATGGCTGACAGCGCCGAAACCATCAAGAAGACCGTCGAAACCGCCACCACGACCGCCAAGGCCCAGGGCGAGCAGTTCAAGGCCCAGGCCGAGAAGATCCAGGCCACGGGCACGCAAGCTCTGCGCGAGACGCTTGACAAGACCTCGGCCTCGATGGCCGAACTGTCGGCCCACTCGAAGCAGAACCTGGAAGCCCTGACCGCCTCGGCCACGGCCGCCCAGAAGGGCGTCGAGGCCCTGTCGGCCCAGGCCCTGTCCTACAGCAAGTCCAGCTGGGAAAACGGCGTCGCCGCCGCCCAGACGATCGCCAAGGCCCGTTCGGTCCAGGAGCTGATCGAGCTGCAGACCAACTATGCCAAGTCGGCCATGGAAACCTATCTCTCGGAAGTCACCAAGATGACCGAGACCCTGACCGGATCGGTCAAGGAAAGCTTCAAGCCGATCAACGAGCGCGTCACCGCGACCGTCGAGACCTTCCAGGCCGCCCGATAAGGGCATTCCTGGAGGCCGCGGGCAAAAGGCTCCGCCTTTTCGCTGCGACGCGGCCCAGGCCGGAATTAGCGTAACGAGAGGGCCCCGGCGGAAACGCCGGGGCCCTTTTCGCATGCGTCACATCAACCTGTGACTGGACGTCCCTTCAAATCAGGCCATCATTACCTATCTGAACTCTCGAACTCCCCAACCGGAACGTAGATGCCGACAAGAAGGCCAGGTGAAGAAAGCGGAGGTGGCCAGGGTGCCGCCACGATCACCGAGACAAAGCCCAAGCTTCAGAAGCCCTCGCTGTACCGGGTGCTGATCCTGAACGACGACTACACGCCGATGGAATTCGTCGTCTATGTGCTGGAGCGGTTCTTCCAGAAGAGCCGCGAGGACGCGACCCGCATCATGCTGCATGTGCATCAGCATGGCGTCGGGGTCTGCGGCGTCTTCACCTATGAGGTGGCCGAAACCAAGGTCGCCCAGGTGGTCGAGACGGCGCGCCGTCACCAGCACCCGCTACAGTGCACTATGGAAAAAGACTGAGAGGATCTCCCCATGCCCTCGTTTTCGCGTCCTCTCGAAGAGACCCTGCATCGCGCGGTCTCCTATGCCAACGAACGCCGCCACGAATATGCGACGCTCGAACACCTGCTGCTGGCCCTGGTCGATGACGCCGACGCCGGTGCCGTGATGAAGGCCTGCAACGTCGATCTGTCCGCGCTGAAGACGGCGCTGACCCTCTATGTCGACACGGACCTGGCGGCGCTCGCCACCAGTGATGGCGAGGACGCCAAGCCGACCGCCGGTTTCCAGCGCGTGATCCAGCGCGCGGTGATCCACGTCCAGTCCTCAGGCCGCGAGGAGGTGTCCGGGGCCAATGTGCTGGTCGCCATCTTCAGCGAGCGCGAAAGCCACGCCGCCTATTTCCTGCAGGAGCAGGACATGACCCGCTATGACGCGGTCAATTTCATCGCCCACGGCATTCCCAAGAAGGCCGGTGTCGGCGAACCGCGTCCGCCCAAGGTGGCTGGCGGCCAGTCGCCCGAGGAGGCCGAGGATGCCGCGGCCGTCAAACAGGGCGGGGAAGCGCTGGAAGCCTATTGCGTCGACCTCAACGAGAAGTCGCGCAACGGCAAGATCGACCCCCTGATCGGCCGCCAGGCCGAGGTGGATCGCTCGATCCAGATTCTGTGCCGCCGGACCAAGAACAACCCGCTGCTGGTCGGCGAGCCCGGCGTCGGCAAGACCGCCATCGCCGAAGGCCTGGCCCGGAAGATCGTCAATCACGAGGTCCCGGCCGTGCTGGAAGGCGCGACCATCTACAGCCTCGACATGGGGGCGCTGCTGGCCGGGACCCGCTATCGCGGTGACTTCGAGGAGCGGCTGAAGCAGGTCGTCAAGGAGCTGGAGAACCACGAGAACGCCATCCTGTTCATCGACGAGATCCACACGGTGATCGGCGCGGGCGCGACATCGGGCGGGGCGATGGATGCGTCCAACCTGCTGAAGCCCGCCCTGGCGTCCGGCACCCTGCGCTGCATGGGCTCGACGACCTACAAGGAGTACCGTCAGCATTTCGAGAAGGACCGTGCCCTGGTCCGGCGCTTCCAGAAGATCGACGTCAACGAGCCGACGGTCGAGGACACGGTGAAGATCCTCAAAGGCCTGAAGACGGCCTACGAGGGCCACCACAAGCTGCGCTACACCGACGCGGCGATCCGTTCGGCCGTCGAGCTGTCGGCGCGGTACATGACCGACCGCAAACTGCCGGACAAGGCGATCGACGTGATCGACGAGGCGGGGGCGTCGCAGATGCTGCTGCCCGAATCGAAGCGCAAGAAGGTCATTGGCCAGAAGGAGGTCGAGGCCGTCATCGCCAAGATGGCGCGCATTCCGCCGAAGTCGGTGTCCAAGTCCGACACCGAGGGGCTGCGCGAACTTCAGACCGACCTGAACCGGGCCGTCTTCGGTCAGGACGCGGCGATCGAACAGGTGGCCTCGGCCATGAAGCTGGCGCGGGCAGGCCTGCGCGATCCGCAGAAGCCGATCGGGTCCTTCCTGTTCGCGGGCCCGACCGGCGTGGGCAAGACCGAGGTGGCCAAGCAGCTTGCGGCAACCCTGGGCATCGAGATGTTGCGCTTCGACATGAGCGAATACATGGAGCGGCACACGGTCAGCCGCCTGATCGGGGCCCCTCCGGGCTATGTCGGGCACGACCAGGGCGGACTCCTGACCGACGCCGTCGACCAGCATCCGCACGCCGTGGTCCTGCTGGACGAGATCGAAAAGGCCCACCCGGACGTCTACAACATCCTGCTCCAGGTCATGGACAACGGGATGCTGACCGACGCCATCGGCAAGAAGGTCGACTTCCGCAACGTCGTGCTGATCATGACCACGAATGCGGGCGCGGCCGACAACGCCCGTGCCTCCATCGGCTTCGGCCGTGGCAAGGTCGAGGGCGAGGACGAAAAGGCCATCCAGCGCCTGTTCGCGCCCGAGTTCCGGAACCGTCTGGATGCCGTGGTGTCGTTCAAGCCCCTGGCGGCCGAGACGATCCGCCAGGTGGTGACCAAGTTCGTGCTGCAGCTGGAAGCCCAGCTGGCGGACCGCAACATCACCATCGAACTGACCGACGACGCGGCCGACTGGCTGGCCAAGAACGGCTTCGACGAACTGTATGGCGCGCGGCCCCTGGGCCGGGTCATCCAGGAAAACATCAAGAAGCCCCTGGCCGACGACATCCTGTTCGGACGTCTGACGCGCGGCGGCCACGTCAAGGTCGCCCTGGTCGACGGCAAGATCGCTTTCGACATCACCCCCACCGCCGGCGCGCCGGTCAAGGAAACGGTGGACGGGGTGGCGGTGTAGTCCTCCCCCGACGGGGGAGGATCAAGACAGCAAAAAGGCCCGGGATCACTCCCGGGCCTTTCGTTCGTCTGGATGCTGCTCCCTAGAGCGCGTTCGGTTTAGTTGGACGCATATCCGGCGTGCTTAAGGTAGTTGGCGCATTCTGATGGGCTGAAGCGGTCGAGGAGGCTGCCGATGCGTCGCCATGTGGCTTCGACTGTGCGCTCGTCGGCCTTTTTCAGAAGGGTCTTCAGCTTTGAAAAGACCTGTTCGATGGGATTGAGGTCGGGGCTGTAGGGCGGCAGGAAGATCAGGTGGGCCCCGGCTTTTCGGAGGGCCTGCCTGACGGCCTTGCCCTTGTGACTGCCGAGGTTGTCGAGCACGACGACGTCGCCGGGGCTGAGCGTGGGGATCAGGAACTGCTCGACCCAGGCTCGGAACGCATCGCCGTTGATCGGGCCGTCCAGCACCATAGGGGCCTCGATCCGATCGTGACGCAGGGCGGCGATGAAGGTCAGTGTGGTCCAGTGGCCATGCGGAACCCGGGCCACCAGTCGCTCGCCACGCCGGGCTCGGCCGTGGGTGCGGGTCATGTTGGTCTTGGCCCAGGTCTCGTCGATGAAGACCAGGCGACGCGGGTCAATCCGGTGTTGATGACGCTTCCACCGCGCCCGCTTTCGGGCCACGTCCGGACGGTCCTGTTCGGCGGCGTGCAGGGTTTTTTTTGAAGCTGAGCCCCTCGCGCTTGAGGAAGGCCCAGACCGACCAGTCGCCCGCCCTCACGCCACGATCCGACAGTTCAACCACCAGCGCCCGGATCGTCAGGTCCGGCT of Brevundimonas subvibrioides contains these proteins:
- a CDS encoding IS630 family transposase (programmed frameshift); translated protein: MPRPCSMDLRERLVAAVEAGESRRSAARRFGVSASAAVKWMARARSEGRPLPRQMGGYRRSVLDRERDWLLARLAEKPDLTIRALVVELSDRGVRAGDWSVWAFLKREGLSFKKTLHAAEQDRPDVARKRARWKRHQHRIDPRRLVFIDETWAKTNMTRTHGRARRGERLVARVPHGHWTTLTFIAALRHDRIEAPMVLDGPINGDAFRAWVEQFLIPTLSPGDVVVLDNLGSHKGKAVRQALRKAGAHLIFLPPYSPDLNPIEQVFSKLKTLLKKADERTVEATWRRIGSLLDRFSPSECANYLKHAGYASN